One genomic window of Papaver somniferum cultivar HN1 unplaced genomic scaffold, ASM357369v1 unplaced-scaffold_150, whole genome shotgun sequence includes the following:
- the LOC113336147 gene encoding probable mitochondrial adenine nucleotide transporter BTL3, producing MLRFRIDSFENPAAAGVGGGAGGGLFLESTVPISFVSFISSRIDCSNPCLCSSSYSNRVLKKLASNSSNGFFERKERGINGFLSVSLSSSGNSEYVEESSNSLLKRENGEKMMNVKGESVEKSQKQKQQNRIRSRQKGAMNTTKHLWSGAIAAMVSRTFVAPLERLKLEYILRGEKKNLFELIKTIAANQGLRGFWKGNFVNILRTAPFKAINFYAYDTYRKNLLKMSGNESTTNVERFLAGASAGITATILCLPLDTIRTKLVAPGGESLGGVVGAFRHMLQTEGFFSLYKGLLPSILSMAPAGAVFYGVYDILKSAYLHSPEGRNRTKYMNQQGQELNAFDQLELGPFRTLLYGAISGACAEAATYPFEVVRRQLQMQVKATRLSPLATCAKIVERGGVPALYAGLIPSLLQVLPSAGISYFVYEFMKIIFKVE from the exons ATGTTAAGATTTAGGATTGATTCCTTTGAGaatcctgctgctgctggtgttggtggtggagcaGGAGGAGGATTGTTTTTAGAATCAACTGTGCcaatttcttttgtttctttcattTCATCTAGAATTGATTGCTCAAATCCTTGTTtatgttcttcttcttattcaaatagggttttgaaaaaattgGCTTCTAATTCTTCTAATGGATTTTTTGAGAGAAAAGAGAGGGGAATTAATGGTTTTCTTAGTGTTAGTTTGTCAAGTAGTGGGAATAGTGAGTATGTGGAGGAATCATCCAATAGTTTATTGAAGCGGGAGAATGGGGAGAAGATGATGAATGTGAAGGGGGAATCAGTAGAGAAGAGTCAGAAACAGAAGCAACAGAATAGAATTAGGTCAAGACAGAAAGGTGCTATGAATACTACTAAGCATTTATGGTCAGGTGCAATTGCTGCCATGGTTTCTAG AACCTTTGTGGCTCCACTTGAGAGACTAAAGCTTGAATACATACTACGTGGTGAGAAGAAGAATCTCTTTGAACTCATTAAGACAATTGCGGCAAATCAAGGCTTGAGAGGATTCTGGAAAGGAAATTTTGTTAATATACTTCGTACAGCCCCATTTAAAGCTATAAATTTCTATGCGTATGATACATACAGAAAGAATCTGCTCAAAATGTCTGGGAACGAAAGTACCACGAATGTTGAGAGGTTTCTGGCTGGTGCTTCAGCTGGCATTACTGCTACCATACTCTGCTTACCATTGGACACA ATCCGAACAAAGCTTGTAGCACCTGGTGGCGAGTCCttgggtggtgttgttggtgCTTTCCGACACATGCTACAAACTGAAGGGTTCTTTTCACTGTACAAGGGCTTACTACCATCTATTCTCAGCATGGCACCTGCCGGTGCTGTTTTTTATGGGGTGTATGACATATTGAAGTCAGCTTACTTACATTCACCAGAAGGAAGAAACAGAACTAAGTACATGAATCAACAAGGACAGGAACTGAATGCTTTCGACCAGCTGGAGTTGGGTCCCTTTAGAACCTTACTGTATGGGGCAATTTCTGGTGCTTGTGCTGAAGCTGCGACTTACCCATTTGAAGTTGTGAGAAGGCAACTTCAAATGCAAGTTAAGGCAACAAGGTTGAGTCCTCTGGCAACGTGTGCTAAGATAGTAGAGCGAGGAGGCGTTCCAGCTCTCTATGCAGGACTAATCCCCAGCTTATTACAG GTTCTTCCGTCGGCTGGTATTAGTTACTTCGTCTACGAGTTCATGAAGATAATTTTCAAAGTTGAATGA